One window from the genome of Drosophila albomicans strain 15112-1751.03 chromosome 2L, ASM965048v2, whole genome shotgun sequence encodes:
- the LOC117566205 gene encoding WW domain-binding protein 4, with amino-acid sequence MTEYWKSNERKYCDFCKCWLSDNKASIAFHESGKRHKLNVAKRITDISRSSEKAEREKQKMNMEIRKMEEAAMKSYAQDIHGHHGDMTARSIHTVLGANAAASSSGSSKLSYGKPRQVDPMRLEGDSDEEEDSRRVNVDKVGSEAVPDASLWVEGKSDEGHTYYWNVKTNESVWEPPKEGFLSYEEYERINQLAINQQEITQAEESLRFRANVDEEVARFNRERHAQLYRKPESSKEKKQKEEKRLEFKTEEEAATKEIGQWQVVETKPAAAPIDWELPQTDYYVAAPVVSALPDSEPPVKRFKEKTITTLDAGASSSSGSSTFKKRKFANKGNARKPLDD; translated from the exons AT GACGGAGTACTGGAAATCAAATGAGCGCAAGTATTGTGACTTCTGCAAGTGCTGGCTAAGCGACAACAAAGCC AGCATCGCCTTTCATGAGAGTGGTAAACGACATAAGTTAAATGTGGCGAAACGAATCACGGACATCAGTCGCAGTAGCGAGAAGGCGGAgcgcgaaaaacaaaaaatgaatatggAGATACGCAAAATGGAGGAGGCGGCCATGAAGTCTTATGCACAAGATATTCACGGACATCATGGCGATATGACAGCGCGTTCCATCCACACAGTGCTCGGGGCCAACGCAGCTGCATCATcgagtggcagcagcaaattaAGCTACGGTAAACCGCGGCAAGTGGACCCAATGCGATTGGAAGGCGATTCGGACGAGGAGGAGGATTCAAGGCGTGTGAATGTGGATAAAGTTGGCTCCGAGGCTGTGCCAGATGCATCGCTCTGGGTAGAAGGCAAGTCCGATGAGGGGCACACTTATTATTGGAATGTGAAGACCAATGAATCCGTCTGGGAACCACCCAAGGAGGGCTTTCTATCTTACGAGGAGTATGAGCGCATCAATCAGCTGGCCATCAATCAGCAGGAAATCACACAGGCTGAGGAATCACTGCGGTTTCGCGCCAATGTCGATGAAGAAGTCGCTCGCTTCAATCGAGAACGCCATGCGCAGTTATATCGTAAGCCCGAGAGTTCCAAAGAAAAGAAGCAAAAGGAAGAGAAGCGTTTAGAGTTTAAAACGGAAGAGGAGGCGGCTACCAAAGAGATTGGCCAGTGGCAGGTGGTCGAAACCAA gCCGGCAGCAGCGCCCATCGATTGGGAGTTGCCCCAAACCGATTATTATGTTGCGGCGCCGGTTGTCTCTGCACTGCCAGACTCGGAGCCACCTGTAAAGCGTTTTAAGGAGAAAACGATAACGACATTGGATGCAGGAGCCTCCTCATCCAGTGGATCTTCCACTTTTAAGAAGCGCAAATTTGCTAATAAAGGCAATGCACGCAAACCTTTAGACGATTAG
- the LOC117566206 gene encoding probable serine hydrolase has translation MAQARVATAVSLEDLMTAKTTNCEPAPMLGENNWDEFSIEVPWGTVQGKWWGCRNKQPILALHGWQDNCGTFDRLCPLLPAEYSVLAIDLPGHGNSSHYPQGMQYFIFWDGICLIRRIVRKYNWKNVILLGHSLGGALTFMYAASFPNEVSKLINIDIAGPTVRGVQRMAEGTGKALDKFLDYETLPVSKQPCYSYDEMVKLVLDAYDGSVDEQSVKILMKRGMKPNHEGYLFARDLRLKVSLLGLFTSEQTLAYARQIRCKVLNIRGVPGMKFEQADFYAEVIDTLKQHAQSVVYVEVPGTHHLHLVTPDRVAPHISQFLLNK, from the exons ATGGCACAGGCCCGAGTAGCAACGGCAGTATCTTTGGAAGACCTAATGACGGCCAAGACAACAA ATTGTGAACCTGCCCCTATGTTGGGAGAAAACAATTGggatgaattttccatagaAGTTCCCTGGGGAACCGTGCAAG GCAAATGGTGGGGCTGTCGCAACAAACAGCCGATACTGGCGCTACATGGCTGGCAGGATAACTGCGGCACCTTCGACAGGTTGTGTCCGCTGCTGCCCGCAGAGTACTCGGTGCTGGCTATCGATCTGCCGGGCCATGGCAATTCGTCTCACTATCCGCAGGGCATGCAGTACTTCATTTTCTGGGATGGCATTTGCCTCATTCGTCGCATTGTGCGCAAGTACAACTGGAAGAACGTCATTCTGCTGGGACATTCCCTGGGCGGCGCACTTACCTTTATGTACGCAGCCAGCTTCCCTAATGAGGTGTCTAAGCTGATCAACATTGACATTGCGGGACCAACAGTCCGAGGTGTACAACGTATGGCTGAAGGCACCGGCAAGGCGTTGGACAAGTTCTTGGACTATGAGACGCTGCCGGTAAGCAAACAGCCTTGCTATTCCTACGATGAGATGGTCAAGCTGGTGCTGGACGCCTATGACGGCTCGGTGGATGAGCAGTCAGTGAAGATTCTAATGAAGCGCGGCATGAAGCCCAACCACGAGGGATATTTGTTTGCTCGCGATCTGCGGCTAAAGGTGAGCCTCCTGGGACTCTTCACGTCTGAACAAACGCTCGCCTACGCGCGGCAGATACGCTGCAAGGTGCTCAATATCCGAGGAGTTCCGGGCATGAAGTTCGAGCAAGCTGACTTCTACGCTGAGGTCATCGATACACTCAAACAACATGCCCAATCTGTGGTATACGTGGAGGTGCCTGGAACACATCATCTTCATCTCGTCACCCCAGATCGAGTTGCTCCCCATATAAGTCAGTTTCTGTtgaataagtaa